The window CGCCCATTGTAGCATAACAAAACCCAGCGGAAAAAGGGGCCTCCACGTCCGTAGAAGAAGGGACCCCCCGCTGTGAAAAAGCTTCACGAAGAATGGCTGACCGATATGCTAATGAGCGTGCTCAATAAGCCCGCTCTAGGCACGACCACAGAAAACCGCAAGAGCTTGCATGATACAACGAGCAGACGAATAGTGTAACCGACCAAATCCTCCAACAACAGTTATAACTCTCAATATTATTAACAGTGCAGGTGACAGTGCCCTCGCGGTCGTTTTAAATAGGATGGATAAAACGGAGAATGAAAAAAAAGTACTCTGTGACTAGATGTAAGAACACCAAGAACAAGTCGACAAGATACCGGCCGCTCCTAAGCTGTTGCCGAAAAAAGACGCTGGCAGGTTTGTAGAGCCACCGTACAGCGACAAAGCAACCccgcatgccataccaaagaccttcaaaatgccgcCCCTACCTCAGGATATACGACGGAATGACCGATCTCGAAGATCACGTGACCCATTATGTCACCGTTGTGAAAGGCAACGACCTCGCCAAGGAACAAATGTCTTCTATTTTGTTGAAGAAGTTTGGCGAAACCCTTACGGGAggagcattaacatggtattcacagcTATCAACTCGTTCTATAGAAACTTTCGAGGAAATGGCTGATAAGTTTGTAACTGCACATGCTGGAGCCAAGAAGACCGAAACAAGGGTAAACGACATATTCGCCGTCAAGCAGTCCTTGGGAAGGGACTTCCTCACCCGATTCAACAGAGTAAGGATGACTTTGCCAAACATGTCTGAAGGGATGGCGGTCGCTGCTTTCCAAAATGGGTTGAGTAGAGATAGTTCAAGAGCAACTAGAAAACTATTGAGCCGATTGatgaaatatcctccaaccacttgggatgaaatccaCAATTCTTATTGTGCCGAAGTCCGAGCAGATGAGGACGAACTCAACGGACCAACTCATCGGCTAATCTCGGTACAAACTGAATCCCGAAAAGAATGAAGAGACAACATCAGTCGGGGACACCGGCCATATGTTAGGGCGCCTGTCACACCTTCCCTCCGGTATGAAGAAGGCCCATCTAGGGACTCCCTCGGATGAGAGATATATGCCCCCTTATTATCAACtcataatttttgtgtgtcacctacagaaatagtctaTGCTCTTGAGAAACTCGGAACAAAGGTAAAGCGGCCGCCAAAGATTTGATCCGATCCGAACACCAGAAAATCTGATGCCCTCTGTGAGTTCCACCAGGAACGTGGGCGCAAAACGGAAGATTTCTTCGCCCTAAGGTAACAAGTCGTAAACATGTTGCGTCATGGGAACCTCAAAGAGTTGTTAAGCGACAAGGGGAGAAATAACTTCGCTAGAGGACGTGAACACCAAGGCCCGAAAAAGCCGCCATCACCAGCTTGTACTATCAACAAGATCATCGGCGGCGGCGGAGATGCCTCTATCAATGGCGTGAATTTCACCACCACTCACAAGCTCAAGCAATCAATCACCCACGAACGGTACGACAAACTCGAAGAAAGTAACATCTTCGATGAGTCAGATACCGACGGTTTGACTTTCCCTCATAAAGATGCCCTTGTCATTACTTTACGCATTTTAGATACTGATGTAAAATGTATCATGGTGGACGATGGAAGTGGAgcgtgcattatccatccccgagtcctcACCCAAATGAtactcgaggacaagatagtgttgcgctgcatcacgctaaccggttttaataatgcagttgagCGAATGTTAGGGGAAATTACATTCCTCGTCTTGGTCAGCAGCGTGACTCTGGAGACGACATTTCACATCATGGACCAAGCCATTGCGTACAATTCCAtagtgggacgaccatggatacatctcATGAGAGACATCCCCTCTAGCCTataccaagtaattaaattcccaaCACCATAGGGAATATTCAACATACGCGGAGAACACCGTACATCCCGGGAGTGCCACCGCATTGCCTTAGACAGCACGGTGACCAAACAGAAAAAAGACAAGGAAAAAGAGGCATAACAATCAACAGGACTGAGGTCGACGCAAGAAGAAACCAGGGACGTCATCGTGAATCCCGAAATGATAAAGGATGCGGAttcgaccatagaagacctcaACCCCATTCAATTGGACCTCAACGACCGTAGCAAAAAGGCCTACATCGGCTATAAACTCCGGGAACCAGATATATTCAGTCAATTCTTAACAAATAATGCAGATTTATTTGccttcagccatgcagatatgtcgGGCTTCCCCAGGGAAATCGCCACACGCAAATTAAACGTCGGCCCGTTCTACCTCCAATAAGGCAGGTCAGGCATAAATTCAAACCCTCCATCAACGATGCAGTCCGCGAGGAGGTATAGAAACTGTTAGAAAATGGCTCCATCAAGGATTCATAGTACCCCAAATGGATCGCCAACGTAGTACTGGttcaaaagaaaaatgggaattgGTGGATATGTGAGGATTTcacagacttgaacaaagcatgtccgAAGGATTCGTTCCCATTACCCCACATCGATAAACTCATCGACGCAACGGCAGGGCACAAGCTATTGAGTTTCTTGGACGCATACTCAGGCTATAACCAAATACTTATGGAGGAAGAAGATcacgttcatcacccaccaaggaacgtattgttatagggTCAAGCCGTTTGGGATGAAGAATGCGGGGGCTACATATCAAAGATTGGTCACAAAGATGTTCAAAGACCAGATCGGCAAGACCATGaaagtatatatagatgatatgttggtcaagtacGTAAAGGCAGAGGATCACATCGATCATCTGAAGGAAGCTTTCGACATACTAAGACAGTACGGGAAATACGTAGCCTCGGGAAAGTTCTTGGATTTTTTGGTGTCACAATGGGGGATTGAGGTCAACCCAGatcaaatcaaagccatcgaggggATACCGGAGCTCTTGACTACCAaaaagcaagtccaaaggttaACCCGTCGAATTGCTATCCCATCGAGATTCATCTCACGGTCGTCAGATAGATGTCATAAAATATTTTGCGTACTCAAAAAGGACAACGGCCTCGAATGGACTCCCGAGTATGTCCAAGCTCTACGAGAACTGAAGGCGTACTTATCGTCACCACATCTGCTTTCAAAACCCAAACCTGGGGAACATCTCCTCGTCAATCTAGCCATCTCTgaagtagcggtaagtgcagTCCTGATCTGCAAAAACAAAGatacgcaatctcccatctattacattagcaaaacactcatCGACGCCGAGATGAGGTACCCGCACCTCGAAATATTGGCTCTGGCATTGGCCGTAGCTTCACAAAATCTTAGACCCTACTTCCAATaccaccccatctcggtcgttACAACATTTCCCTTGAggagcattttgcataaacccgagttATCGGGGAGGCTGGACAAATGTGCCATCGAGctaagcgagcacgatatcacatacAAGCCGCGAATGACGATAAAGTCGAAGGTGCTCACCGACTTTGTCACAGACTTCAGCGCAAAGATAATGCCTGAAATCGAAAAGGAGGCCGCCAAGCTGCCCTCCAAACACAAGACTTATGGGTCCTATACACCGATAGCACATCCAACGCATCAGGATCCAGGCTAGGACTCGTACTCGAGGTCCCCACAGGTGAAGTAATTCTCCAGTCCATAAGATTTCCGaatatgactaacaatgaggccaagtATGAAGCCGTAATTGCAGGGTTGAGGCTAGCACTCGAGTATGGGGCGAAGCGGTTGAAACTCTGTTGTGATTCCCAGCTCGTAGTTAACCAAGtcatagggactttccaaatcaagtaATAAAGGTTGCAAAAGTATCAGACCGAGATCTGCAAGCTATTGCCTGAATTCTACGAATGCCAGCTTGACCAGATCCCACGTGCGCAAAATGCCGAAGTAGACGGCCTCGCCAAACTAGCCGCAGCTACTAGAAGCATCACGACTGGGGATAAAAGTGTAGTCCATCTCCTTAACTCATCACTAGACTAAATTGAGGTAAGAACCGTAAGCTTAACTTGGGGTTGGCGCAATCGTATTATTTCCTATTTGTAGGACGGCATACTTCCAGACGACAAAACAAAGCcaagaaactaagaatgcaaaCAGCCAGATACAGTCTCCTCCACATCGACCTGTACAAGAGAACTTATGGCGGCCCTTTGGAGAAATGTTTGGTCCCCAACCAGACCCAGCGCGTTCTTGcagaagtccatgaaggccatTGCGGTGCTCACTCCCGCAATCGAGCACTCAGCGGGGCGAGGTAAAGTAAGGAAATGTGCAACATACCAAAATTACGCCCCAATGATTCAATAAGCAGGCGAACACCTCCACTCGGTCACCTCCCTgtggccgttcatcaaatggggaatggacacaGTGGGCGCCCTCCCAGCGGggcgaggtaatgtacgattcctttttgttttaactgactatttctctaagtgggtggaagtagGAGCATTCTCCCAAATACGGGAACAAGAGGTAATGACCTTTATATGGAGGAACATCATCTGCCGATTCGGCCTACCCAAGGAGATCAACTGTGACAACAGACCATAGTTCACGGGAAAGAAAACTGTCGGATTCTTCGATAAATGACATATCAAGAGGCTACTTTCAATCCCATATCACCCAGCGGATAACAGACAATcagaatcctccaacaagtcTAAGCTaaacatcatgaaaaaaaaaGCTTAAAGATGCTAAGGGACTGTGGCCGAAAATACTGCTAGAAGTATtatgggcgtaccgaacaacTCCAAAGACTAGCACAGGAGAGACgccctactctttggtctatgggACCGAGGCAGTAATATTGGTCGAAGTCGGAGAATCCACCCTAAGGTACTCCCATGAAAGCGGTACGAGTAATGATGGGAGTAAAAGGCAGGAAATCGACGAACAAAGAGATATGGCGTACATAAGAATGATCACCCAAAAATAGTGAGCAGAACTctattacaacaagaaagcaaaTGTCCGACCgcttaaagtcggggactacgtgctaAAAGCCAAAACTCAAGCGAGCAAATACCCCAGGAAGGCAAACTCGGAACAAACTGGAACAGTCCGTACAAGATCACAGCCAAAGTAAATAAGGGTTCCTTCCAATTAGATACATTGGAAGGAAAGCAACTACAAAATAATTGGAACATCatccacctcaaatacttcaacttctaagaGCAAAAGTGTCCCCCAAGTCGTACTTtgtttccctcacttgagttttgtcccatttggattttctcaaggaggtttttaatgagacggCGAAGGGAACACCTCGAGTCGAAGTACGCGAGGGAGGGACTATTTTTACTCTTTCATTGCTCGACTCCTCTATACTCTCCAAGTCAAACAATGAAGGTAGACTGGGATTGGGACTGGAACGCCAGCCAACACTCAAATTCTGTAATTCTATCCAAGTATGTAACCAAAACAAGGACGTCGAAGTAATAAGAAACTTACGTCTATCATGACACCTTTTGTGTTAATGTTATGTTCGACcccgctcgaacaacacctatcggccctcggccacgattatgaaaaggttatgttcgactctgctcgaacaacacctattggCCCTCGGCCACGACTGcgaaaaggttatgttcgaccccacTCGAACAACACCTATGGGCCCTTGGCCACGACTACGAAACGGTTATGTTCGACTCTGCTCGAACAACAcatatcggccctcggccatgaCTATGAAAAGTTTATGTTCGATTCTGTTCGagcaacacctatcggccctcgaccACGACTATGAAATGGTTATGTTCGATTccgctcgaacaacacctatcgggcCTTAGCCACGACTATGAAAAGGTTATGTTATATTccgctcgaacaacacctatcggccctcgatCAAGATTATTAAAAGATAAGTTCAACCAAGTACGAACAACGCCCACCGGCCCTCGGCCACGATTTAACGAAGTAAAAATTTGACCAAGTTCGAATAACGCCTATTAATCCTCAGCCTCATTCCGATAAACCTTGATATATATaagaacaacaataaaaacatgaAGGAAAAAATGCGCAAAGTACAGAAATAAACCACATCAAATAAGAAAAGTGCAAATAAAAGTAAAAGCCAACTCTGATATTATAAACAAAAGTTTCTTGCAAACGCTCGTAAAGACGCCAGCAAAAATATACAATAACTTCAGAAAAGGCAAAAAAATAACTACTTCAGAAAAGGCAAAAAAAGAACTACTGTTGATCACTACCATCACGGCCCGCAACACCTTCATCGGTCTGACCCTCAGCGCCCTCTCTATCCTCGTCCAGAGGGTATATGGAAAAATACCAGGCCTCGTCCTCGAGGCGATCTATATCATCCCCATCGCCTTCATTTTCCTCGCCAGGACGAGGAGTAGTCGAATTATAGCCACAAGCAATCTGAGCCTCGTGAGCCTTGACACGAGCACCCTCGAAGTCTATGGCAAAAACGGAGCTCGCTATATGCAACTCATGAAACATATCCAGTCAGGCTTTGGCGCGAATCCACTCTTCGTACAAATCACAAGGAATGTTGGGGAAGCCATAAGTCACAGATGAAGAAGGCCGATCAAGTAGTTTGACCTTCTCGGCCTCAAGAGCAGCAACCCGATCATAAAGGTCAGAGGTCTCCTTCTCCAACTCTCCAATCCTTTCATTAAGCCACTCTTCTTTAATCCTTACCGTCGACAAGTCATTTTCCCACTCAGAACGTAGAGTTCGGATCACCACTTCAAGGGACTCTGCCTTCTCTAGCTCATCTTTCTTTTCGGTGACCTCTCCACTAAGAGCCTCCTCCCTAAACTAACATTTTTTGAGTTGGCCTCGCAGCAGGACCACTTGGGCTTGGAGATCACAACACTAGGCTCCTACGCCCTTGCTAAGCTCGAGCTCCTCCTCTTTGCCCCTCAACGCCCCTTCCAAGGCTCTGCATTTCTCCACGACCCGCATTAACTCCTCGTCTCGCTCAATCAAATCCTCCATCAGCTGTCGCACATCACCGCCCTCGCGGACCCGACACCGGAGCTACCGGTACTTCTCAAGACATTTGAAATACTTATCTTTCAACTTCACGTAAATATCTTTACACTTCTGTTCCCAGCTAGCACTCTCGATCTCTAAAGTAACCGTCTACAAAACAAAGAATAGAAATTAGAGCTTacgaaagaaaataaaacataaagAAAAAGAACGAACAGTGGTTGTACTTACTCGGAAAGCAAGGTCAGGAATGTTATTAGACAAACTATTGTCATCTATCATTTCGAGGGTCGTACCCTCAATTTAAGAACAAAGGGAACCAAGGGCTGGGAATATTTCCTCGGTGTTTACAAGTAGGTTACGATCCATCAGGATCGCAATAGTCCTTGAACCCCCTTCCAACCTCACTTTCGAGTTGAGTGAGCCCCTCATCGATCATCCTCAACTCATTCATATCCATGTCGGAGTCAGATCTAACGTCCTCCTCAGCAACGACCTTCCTTCTATCATCAGTCGAAGAAGGCACATCCTCCGCGACCCCGGAAGATGAGGCCTCATCGTGCCTCGGAAGTGCAGGGCCATCATTATGCACCACGCCCTCGACCGTGTCCCCCACAGGACGCATGATCGTTTCCTCCAAGTGAGGGACCTCGGGACTTGCCTCGAAGCTCTCTCCAATATGTACTGTAGCCATTTCTTGAAGGACAAAGCCACAACCTCACATATCAATGCCCCCCCCCCCCTCACCCGTATCCACGGCTCTCCTCTTACGAGGCATTAGACCACCATCATCAGGAGAGACATCGTCCTCATCACCTAACAAGAAGAGCTAGGGAGTAGGAGTTATAGATGGGACGTAGACGGGTTCCCGAACTATGACATCTGAGGTTAAGACCTATACGGACGACATAGTAGTCGCAACATGAGCTGAAGTCGACGATGCAGCATCCGCCTTTCGTAAAGAGAGCACTGGTGCCCGGCTCCTCCGAGAACCCTTGCTTAAGAAAAAGACAACATTAAGTTGCCAAAAAGAATCCATACACAATAGCAAATGGAGCAGTCACGATCAGAAATTACCAGTCGAAGGGAGAGCATGcttgaatttcttgaaaaaactTAGCCAGTCACAGATCCTTACGATGTGAGGGAGAAGTCGCTCGACCCAGTCAGAGATATGAGGGACCAGAGGAAGAGGCTGTCCGTCGGCtgcaaaagagaaaaaatatCAAAGTTCGGAACCAAAAACGAAGGCAGAAAGCGACAGGGCACTCACGAGTGTAGTTCCAAGCTTCAGGAAAGCTGTTGACTTGGCCACGACGTCCTTGGTCCTGACAAAGAAGAAGTTAAGCCAGAATAGACGTTTGGCTTTGTCTTCCATATTTACCACCAAACATTTGCCTCCTCGATAGCGAATGTTCAGCATCGTCCCTCTATAAAAGCCAGGGGCGAATAGGTATATCAAGTGTTGTAACGTTAGATCCACCCCGGTCAGCTCGGCGAATTTAGTCAGCATCTTAATCACTATAGGGAGGAGGGGGAAAGAATAGCCAATGAGGAAGGGATAAGCATAAAGAGCACAGTACCTAGGACGATGGACCTGTACTACGTCCCCCTCAGTTGGTATCAGCTCAACATTATTGGGAACGCCGAGTTTGGCCTTAAGTTCCGCCAATTCCTTATGCGTCATCATTGATTTAAAAACTCCAAGCGCAACGTCCAGTACTTTGGTAAGATCAGACCTGGAATTGGGATTACGTgggattatttcctccaccgACGGGAAGGTTTCATCCTCAACAATGGCAGAAGCGCTCTCCCCATGGGAGGGAAACACCACTGCCAAGGGAGCAACATGACTCCCCTCATCAGCATCCGAAGGTACGTTAGACATGATTCAATATAGTGAAGGAGAGTGACGAACGAGAGGGAATGAAGAACAATATAGATCACTGAGACGGAGAAAAGAAATTCGGAGAAGAAGAGAGCAAGAGAAAGGTATGGTGTTTCGAAACGTTAGAAGGTTAAAGCTCCAAAATCGGGTTCAAGGATCTCTATTTAAGAAGGTCATGGCACCGAAATCGAAAACGGTTTATCATGATTTGCACCGAAACCAAAAACGGTTTATCATGATTGGCACCGGAACTGAAGCGGCAAGTCTAATCAAAGGTCACACCCAAAACAAAACGACGCATCGGGAATATGCATCATCACGACATCATCCCGACATCATCCTAACCCGTGGACAACATAACTCCAGCAAATCACCCAGGAAATTCAAAGCATTTGAAATGTGCGGCACACAGAGGGCCACGTCGCCTGCTCGTCGCAATAACTACGACCCGTGTAGTCCGCTTGATCAGCTCGACTACTAACAACATGATCCGCTCATCAAAACCTCCCGTGAAGCCAGCCTCAACAAGCGGAGGGACTAAATGTATGGGTCAAAATTTATCTCTAGAATACTTAAGTCAAAATGGCATTAGT is drawn from Nicotiana tomentosiformis chromosome 12, ASM39032v3, whole genome shotgun sequence and contains these coding sequences:
- the LOC138902231 gene encoding uncharacterized protein, which codes for MLRHGNLKELLSDKGRNNFARGREHQGPKKPPSPACTINKIIGGGGDASINGVNFTTTHKLKQSITHERYDKLEESNIFDESDTDGLTFPHKDALVITLRILDTDVKCIMVDDGSGACIIHPRVLTQMILEDKIVLRCITLTGFNNAVERMLGEITFLVLVSSVTLETTFHIMDQAIAYNSIVGRPWIHLMRDIPSSLYQVIKFPTP